The following are encoded in a window of Kineococcus endophyticus genomic DNA:
- a CDS encoding carbon-nitrogen hydrolase family protein has translation MTTTRLAAVAENFGRDLEHAYATIERVLRQADGADLVAFPEACLGGYLSSLGSAQDRGTAASRRDRSGPPPLRLDGPELRRVQQLAGDTVVVLGFCEDGGADLYNTAVALTGDGVLGHHRKVHQPLGENLSYAAGSTFDAFDTPVGRIGLQICYDKAFPEAARAAALDGAEVVVSISAWPGARTAASGDLAQDRWKKRFDLYDQARALENQVVWVAANQAGTFGSLRYVGSAKVVGPGGEVLADTGVEAGVAIADVDVDAELAAARRAMFALRDRRPDAYGAVVAPNTHALRQEVPALA, from the coding sequence ATGACCACCACCAGACTCGCCGCGGTCGCGGAGAACTTCGGCCGCGACCTCGAGCACGCCTACGCGACCATCGAACGCGTGCTGCGGCAGGCGGACGGAGCCGACCTCGTCGCGTTCCCCGAGGCCTGCCTCGGCGGGTACCTGTCGTCCCTGGGGTCGGCGCAGGACCGCGGCACCGCCGCCTCGCGCCGCGACCGCTCCGGACCACCGCCGCTGCGGCTCGACGGTCCTGAACTGCGCCGGGTGCAGCAGCTCGCCGGCGACACCGTCGTCGTCCTGGGCTTCTGCGAGGACGGCGGCGCGGACCTCTACAACACCGCCGTCGCCCTCACCGGCGACGGCGTCCTCGGCCACCACCGCAAGGTCCACCAACCCCTGGGCGAGAACCTCTCGTACGCCGCCGGGTCGACGTTCGACGCCTTCGACACCCCGGTCGGCCGGATCGGTCTCCAGATCTGCTACGACAAGGCGTTCCCCGAGGCTGCCCGCGCGGCAGCCCTCGACGGGGCGGAGGTGGTCGTCAGCATCTCCGCGTGGCCCGGTGCGCGCACCGCCGCGTCCGGTGACCTCGCACAGGACCGCTGGAAGAAGCGGTTCGACCTCTACGACCAGGCCCGGGCCCTGGAGAACCAGGTCGTCTGGGTGGCCGCGAACCAGGCCGGGACGTTCGGCTCGCTGCGCTACGTCGGCAGCGCCAAGGTCGTCGGCCCCGGTGGGGAGGTGCTGGCCGACACGGGGGTGGAGGCGGGCGTCGCGATCGCCGACGTGGACGTGGACGCCGAACTCGCGGCCGCCCGGCGCGCGATGTTCGCCCTGCGCGACCGTCGGCCCGACGCCTACGGCGCGGTCGTCGCCCCCAACACCCACGCGCTCCGGCAGGAGGTGCCCGCTCTTGCCTGA
- a CDS encoding MSMEG_0567/sll0787 family protein: MTVDADLTVPHSLLAPLDVPVLAGVPRPRSAFHVEVADTAAEQAYRELRRDVFVAEQGLFTGDDRDAADDDPRRRVLVARTADGSVVGGVRLAPCHEPDVGWWRGSRLAVTPGARTLGGVGSALVRAACAHAEDLGALRFDATVQRRSAVLFRRLGWEHVRDVVVQGTPHALVRYPVDRVERLARATKSALAGVLDGLVSTPAGFLGDDGSPVPGTDVVAACDAVLPSLVDRDPRWAGWCAVLVNLNDLAAMGAAPVGLLDAVGAPTTEHVRAVVEGLREASRAWGVPVLGGHTQFGVPAALSVTALGRTADPVPAGGGRAGHALSLTVDLQGGWRPGYTGTQWDSTSWRRAEDLRVMGSVVTRTRPAAAKDVSMAGLLGTVGMLAEASGVGAEVDVTAVPRPAGTTVGDWFTCFPGFGMVTADAPDRPPAPAGPATTTTIGRLHAGTRGVSLRWPDGDVTTALPGPVTGMGTA; the protein is encoded by the coding sequence CTGACCGTGGACGCGGACCTGACCGTCCCGCACAGCCTGCTCGCGCCGCTGGACGTGCCCGTCCTGGCCGGGGTGCCCCGTCCCCGCTCGGCGTTCCACGTCGAGGTCGCCGACACCGCCGCCGAACAGGCCTACCGCGAGCTCCGTCGGGACGTCTTCGTCGCCGAGCAGGGGTTGTTCACCGGCGACGACAGGGACGCGGCGGACGACGACCCCCGCCGTCGGGTCCTCGTCGCCCGGACCGCGGACGGTTCCGTCGTCGGCGGGGTGCGCCTGGCCCCGTGCCACGAACCCGACGTCGGCTGGTGGCGGGGCAGCAGGCTCGCCGTCACCCCCGGGGCGCGGACCCTGGGCGGCGTCGGATCGGCGCTGGTGCGAGCCGCCTGCGCCCACGCCGAGGACCTCGGGGCGCTGCGGTTCGACGCCACGGTCCAGCGGCGCAGCGCGGTCCTGTTCCGCCGTCTCGGCTGGGAGCACGTGCGCGACGTGGTGGTGCAGGGCACGCCGCACGCCCTCGTGCGCTACCCGGTGGACCGCGTGGAACGGCTGGCCCGGGCCACGAAGTCCGCACTCGCCGGCGTCCTCGACGGCCTCGTGAGCACCCCCGCGGGGTTCCTCGGGGACGACGGGTCGCCCGTGCCGGGCACGGACGTCGTCGCCGCCTGCGACGCGGTCCTGCCCTCCCTCGTCGACCGCGACCCGCGGTGGGCCGGGTGGTGCGCGGTGCTCGTCAACCTCAACGACCTCGCCGCCATGGGAGCGGCCCCCGTCGGGTTGCTCGACGCCGTCGGCGCGCCGACGACCGAGCACGTCCGGGCGGTGGTCGAAGGGCTCAGGGAGGCCTCCCGGGCCTGGGGCGTCCCCGTCCTCGGCGGGCACACCCAGTTCGGGGTGCCGGCGGCCCTGTCGGTGACCGCCCTGGGCCGCACGGCCGACCCCGTCCCCGCGGGCGGCGGGCGGGCCGGGCACGCGCTCTCGCTGACCGTCGACCTCCAGGGGGGTTGGCGGCCCGGGTACACCGGCACCCAGTGGGACTCCACGTCCTGGCGGCGTGCGGAGGACCTGCGGGTCATGGGGTCCGTCGTGACCCGGACCCGCCCGGCGGCGGCCAAGGACGTCAGCATGGCCGGCCTGCTCGGCACCGTCGGGATGCTCGCCGAGGCCAGCGGGGTCGGCGCGGAGGTCGACGTCACCGCCGTCCCCCGGCCGGCGGGCACCACCGTCGGCGACTGGTTCACCTGCTTCCCGGGGTTCGGCATGGTGACCGCCGACGCCCCGGACCGGCCCCCCGCACCCGCGGGGCCCGCCACCACGACCACGATCGGCCGGTTGCACGCAGGAACCCGCGGGGTGTCGCTGCGCTGGCCCGACGGAGACGTGACCACGGCCCTTCCGGGCCCCGTCACGGGGATGGGAACCGCATGA
- a CDS encoding GMC oxidoreductase — protein sequence MNGRYPAAVDVAVVGSGPAGAAWARTLHDLRPDLRIAVFEVGPVLSDPPGDHVKNIADPEARRRAQRASEGPEADLGAADPAATVDGRRGRAGTFLVGEGFAAGGTGLPVGAMSSNVGGMGAHWTCACPRPGGSERIGFVDDLDALLDEGERLLGVSAQALANAPLAGDVRRVLGSALDGDRPADRRVQPMPLAVRRDSNGGLHWSGPSVVFGDVLRTGVALLPETLVTRVRRSPSGAVQGVSVRDLRDDTVADVGARVVVAAADALRTPQLLFASGIRPTALGRYLNDQPQVLLAVRLADDLLAGVPVPAADDPTVVSRGSGVSWVPFDDDRHPFHGQVMQMDASPVPRPDLPADRPGAYVGLGWFTAKDVRPQDRVEFSETAVDGYGMPAPSVHHTLTALDEQRIAAAEEAITTAGRALGTVIDERPIRLPAGSSLHYQGTTRMGREDDGTSVCDVHGEVWDVPGLFVAGNGVIPTETACNPTLTAVALAVGGARHVAKTLATSTPDGKDTP from the coding sequence GTGAACGGTCGGTACCCCGCCGCCGTCGACGTCGCGGTCGTGGGCAGCGGCCCCGCGGGCGCCGCGTGGGCGCGCACGCTGCACGACCTGCGCCCGGACCTGCGCATCGCGGTGTTCGAGGTCGGGCCGGTCCTGTCCGATCCGCCCGGGGACCACGTCAAGAACATCGCCGACCCCGAGGCCAGGCGACGCGCCCAGCGCGCGTCGGAGGGCCCTGAGGCCGACCTCGGCGCCGCCGACCCGGCGGCCACGGTGGACGGACGGCGCGGCCGGGCCGGCACCTTCCTCGTGGGCGAGGGGTTCGCCGCCGGCGGTACCGGCCTGCCCGTGGGGGCCATGTCGAGCAACGTCGGCGGGATGGGCGCGCACTGGACCTGCGCCTGCCCGCGTCCGGGCGGCAGCGAACGGATCGGCTTCGTCGACGACCTCGACGCGCTGCTCGACGAGGGTGAACGCCTCCTCGGGGTCAGCGCGCAGGCCCTGGCGAACGCCCCCCTGGCCGGCGACGTCCGCCGCGTCCTGGGCTCCGCCCTCGACGGCGACCGACCGGCCGACCGACGCGTGCAGCCGATGCCGCTCGCGGTTCGGCGCGACTCCAACGGGGGTCTGCACTGGTCGGGCCCGTCCGTCGTGTTCGGCGACGTGCTGCGCACCGGGGTCGCGCTCCTGCCCGAGACGCTCGTCACCCGCGTCCGGCGCTCGCCGTCGGGTGCGGTGCAGGGGGTCAGCGTGCGCGACCTGCGGGACGACACGGTCGCCGACGTCGGCGCCCGGGTGGTCGTCGCCGCCGCCGACGCACTCCGCACTCCGCAACTGCTGTTCGCCTCGGGGATCCGCCCCACGGCCCTCGGCCGGTACCTCAACGACCAGCCGCAGGTCCTCCTCGCGGTCCGGCTGGCCGACGACCTGCTCGCGGGGGTCCCCGTCCCCGCGGCGGACGACCCGACCGTCGTCAGCAGGGGCAGCGGCGTGAGCTGGGTCCCCTTCGACGACGACCGTCACCCGTTCCACGGCCAGGTCATGCAGATGGACGCCTCCCCCGTGCCGCGCCCGGACCTGCCCGCCGACCGGCCCGGCGCCTACGTCGGGCTCGGGTGGTTCACCGCCAAGGACGTCCGGCCGCAGGACCGGGTGGAGTTCTCCGAGACCGCGGTCGACGGCTACGGGATGCCCGCACCGAGCGTGCACCACACGCTCACCGCGCTGGACGAGCAGCGGATCGCCGCGGCCGAGGAGGCCATCACGACCGCGGGCCGGGCGCTCGGAACCGTCATCGACGAACGGCCGATCCGCCTGCCCGCGGGCAGTTCCCTGCACTACCAGGGCACCACGCGGATGGGCCGGGAGGACGACGGCACGAGCGTGTGCGACGTCCACGGCGAGGTCTGGGACGTCCCGGGCCTGTTCGTCGCCGGGAACGGTGTCATCCCCACCGAGACCGCCTGCAACCCCACCCTCACCGCCGTGGCCCTGGCCGTCGGCGGAGCCCGCCACGTCGCGAAGACGCTCGCGACGTCCACCCCCGATGGGAAGGACACCCCGTGA
- a CDS encoding sugar phosphate isomerase/epimerase family protein produces MTYRWAYMDHWRVDTPRGPQTQYANRRLMDDFVKQISAVGFEGLDMFDFQVFGLSGMFGSIAKYQEYLQDHGIAKIVNLFRGIMYDPRVADAHVRETHDEIVESTRRMLGMWSDLQIENLIVMPASLWTTTAPVTDDKIKAAAECWTRVGEMSLTEFGVRTTGHHEFFCAIRTFDDIVRFYDLTDPRYVSFFCDTAQHCIAGVDPVELYERLHDRVSGFHFKDTVQQDTTSAYQHRPDAELMAPQTDRWFHEMGVEGGLVDFQRLVRAMDAHGYDGWVTVEHDKANIGGDYAESTALSMWYAQQVLGKVAS; encoded by the coding sequence GTGACGTACCGCTGGGCCTACATGGACCACTGGCGCGTGGACACCCCACGCGGTCCGCAGACGCAGTACGCCAACCGGCGGCTCATGGACGACTTCGTGAAGCAGATCTCGGCCGTCGGCTTCGAGGGCCTGGACATGTTCGACTTCCAGGTCTTCGGCCTGAGCGGGATGTTCGGGTCCATCGCGAAGTACCAGGAGTACCTGCAGGACCACGGCATCGCGAAGATCGTCAACCTGTTCCGGGGCATCATGTACGACCCCCGCGTCGCCGACGCGCACGTGCGGGAGACGCACGACGAGATCGTCGAGAGCACCCGCCGGATGCTCGGGATGTGGTCGGACCTGCAGATCGAGAACCTCATCGTCATGCCGGCGAGCCTGTGGACCACCACCGCGCCCGTCACCGACGACAAGATCAAGGCCGCCGCGGAGTGCTGGACGCGCGTCGGGGAGATGTCCCTCACCGAGTTCGGGGTGAGGACCACGGGACACCACGAGTTCTTCTGCGCCATCCGGACGTTCGACGACATCGTCCGGTTCTACGACCTCACCGACCCGCGGTACGTCAGCTTCTTCTGCGACACCGCGCAGCACTGCATCGCGGGGGTCGACCCCGTCGAGCTGTACGAACGGCTGCACGACCGTGTCAGCGGGTTCCACTTCAAGGACACCGTGCAGCAGGACACGACCAGCGCCTACCAGCACCGTCCCGACGCCGAACTCATGGCACCGCAGACCGACCGCTGGTTCCACGAGATGGGCGTCGAGGGCGGTCTGGTCGACTTCCAGCGCCTCGTGCGGGCGATGGACGCCCACGGCTACGACGGCTGGGTCACCGTCGAGCACGACAAGGCGAACATCGGCGGCGACTACGCCGAGAGCACGGCCCTGTCCATGTGGTACGCGCAGCAGGTCCTGGGGAAGGTGGCGTCGTGA
- a CDS encoding glycoside hydrolase family 3 protein: MTELQEATGSAVGDLPLDELPLDELPLDELAAATAGVNGWTAHGLPVAGVAELTLLDGPLGLVSRTMDERDTATLLPSGTSLAASWDPDLVRRVAGLLGEDARRDGVDVVLGPNLNLPRTPFSGRAFEMFSEDPHLTSVLGAAWIRGLQEHGVAACAKHFVANDTETRRQAMDVAVDERELREVYLAPFEAAVEAGVWTVLTAYNRVRGEHCCENSALLRVLREEWGFDGVTMSDWFATRDTVASALAGLDLEMPGAPRCFGPALADAVRAGAVPADRVRDAADRVVRLGRRVARTGTVAPGDAAERVELLRTAAAAGTVLLHDDGGILPLRTVAGRTLAVLGPNAVVPCLQGGTFAKVTPAVRPTTPAEALVAAFPDAEVLVAPGSAPTGLQPFAEVVLEGFAPGAAEPGATQVRPTSTFVWFGEIPGIGGPGVGGRVRLTTRFTASQDGRHELLVGGTGDAVLTVDGEPVASWPAPDPADVMGVVARADTVAADVDLVAGRTVTVVAEFDLVPGRVQSVTLGHRPPAPPGLLDEAVALAGRADDVGLVLGDDRNASRESADRTTTHLPAGQLELLRAVAAVNPRTVVVLDAGHQVDTSWADTVGAVLVPWYAGEEFATALAEVLRGDREPGGRLPLTFARSDEDYPGAGVGLDEDLVLDYRRVEPAGHAHFATTGRTPAYPFGHGLGYTTWRLGRASTSRVGGEVVVHVPVRNTGHRTGSDVVQVYGRAPGEPVGRLVGSARVQAPGGSVTTAVVRLGRTAFRRWDTGAGAWSVPSGPHVLTVARSAADPDAQELEVTP, from the coding sequence GTGACCGAGCTCCAGGAGGCCACCGGATCCGCGGTCGGGGACCTGCCCCTCGACGAGCTGCCCCTCGACGAGCTGCCGCTCGACGAACTGGCCGCCGCGACGGCCGGGGTGAACGGCTGGACGGCCCACGGGCTGCCGGTGGCCGGGGTCGCGGAACTCACGCTCCTCGACGGGCCCCTCGGGCTCGTCAGCCGCACGATGGACGAACGCGACACCGCGACCCTGCTGCCCTCGGGCACGTCCCTCGCGGCGAGCTGGGACCCCGACCTCGTCCGGCGCGTCGCCGGCCTGCTCGGAGAGGACGCGCGCCGCGACGGCGTCGACGTCGTGCTGGGCCCCAACCTCAACCTGCCGCGCACCCCGTTCTCGGGCCGGGCCTTCGAGATGTTCTCCGAGGACCCGCACCTGACCTCCGTCCTGGGGGCGGCCTGGATCCGGGGCCTGCAGGAGCACGGGGTCGCCGCGTGCGCCAAGCACTTCGTCGCCAACGACACCGAGACGCGCCGCCAGGCGATGGACGTCGCGGTCGACGAGCGGGAACTGCGCGAGGTGTACCTGGCCCCGTTCGAAGCCGCCGTCGAGGCCGGCGTCTGGACGGTCCTCACCGCTTACAACCGCGTCCGCGGCGAGCACTGCTGCGAGAACTCCGCCCTGCTGCGCGTCCTGCGCGAGGAGTGGGGTTTCGACGGGGTGACGATGTCCGACTGGTTCGCCACGCGCGACACGGTCGCCTCCGCGCTCGCCGGTCTCGACCTCGAGATGCCGGGCGCGCCGCGGTGCTTCGGGCCGGCGTTGGCCGACGCCGTCCGCGCCGGCGCCGTCCCGGCGGACCGGGTGCGCGACGCCGCCGACCGCGTCGTCCGGCTCGGCCGCCGGGTGGCCCGGACCGGCACCGTCGCCCCGGGCGACGCGGCGGAGCGGGTGGAACTGCTGCGCACCGCGGCCGCCGCCGGCACCGTCCTGCTGCACGACGACGGTGGGATCCTCCCGCTGCGGACGGTCGCCGGCCGCACGCTGGCGGTCCTGGGCCCGAACGCCGTCGTCCCCTGCCTGCAGGGCGGCACGTTCGCCAAGGTGACCCCCGCGGTCCGGCCCACCACACCCGCCGAGGCACTCGTCGCGGCGTTCCCCGACGCCGAGGTCCTCGTCGCCCCCGGCAGCGCCCCGACAGGGTTGCAGCCCTTCGCCGAGGTCGTGCTGGAGGGTTTCGCCCCCGGTGCCGCGGAACCCGGCGCGACGCAGGTGCGACCCACCTCGACGTTCGTGTGGTTCGGCGAGATCCCCGGCATCGGCGGGCCTGGCGTCGGCGGTCGGGTGCGGTTGACCACCCGCTTCACGGCGTCCCAGGACGGCCGGCACGAACTGCTCGTCGGCGGCACGGGCGACGCGGTGCTCACCGTCGACGGGGAACCCGTCGCGTCCTGGCCCGCACCCGACCCCGCGGACGTCATGGGGGTCGTCGCACGCGCCGACACCGTGGCCGCGGACGTCGACCTCGTCGCCGGGCGGACGGTCACGGTCGTCGCCGAGTTCGACCTCGTTCCCGGCCGCGTGCAGTCGGTGACGCTCGGGCACCGGCCCCCCGCTCCTCCCGGCCTGCTCGACGAGGCCGTCGCCCTCGCCGGCCGGGCCGACGACGTGGGGCTCGTCCTCGGCGACGACCGCAACGCCTCGCGGGAGAGCGCGGACCGCACGACCACCCACCTGCCCGCGGGCCAGCTCGAGCTGCTGCGCGCGGTGGCGGCCGTCAACCCCCGCACCGTCGTCGTCCTCGACGCGGGCCACCAGGTCGACACGTCCTGGGCCGACACGGTCGGCGCCGTCCTCGTCCCCTGGTACGCCGGGGAGGAGTTCGCGACCGCGCTGGCAGAGGTCCTGCGCGGAGACCGCGAACCCGGTGGCCGCCTGCCGCTGACGTTCGCCCGCTCCGACGAGGACTACCCCGGCGCCGGGGTCGGGCTGGACGAGGACCTCGTCCTGGACTACCGCCGCGTCGAACCCGCCGGCCACGCGCACTTCGCCACCACCGGTCGCACGCCGGCGTACCCGTTCGGGCACGGCCTGGGCTACACGACCTGGCGCCTGGGCCGGGCCTCGACGAGCCGGGTCGGCGGCGAGGTGGTCGTGCACGTCCCGGTGAGGAACACCGGTCACCGGACGGGGTCGGACGTCGTGCAGGTCTACGGCCGAGCCCCCGGGGAACCCGTCGGTCGCCTCGTCGGGTCCGCCCGCGTGCAGGCCCCGGGCGGCTCGGTCACCACGGCCGTGGTCCGGCTGGGCCGCACCGCCTTCCGCCGCTGGGACACCGGCGCGGGCGCCTGGTCGGTCCCGTCCGGCCCGCACGTGCTGACCGTCGCCCGGTCGGCGGCGGACCCCGACGCGCAGGAACTGGAGGTAACCCCGTGA
- a CDS encoding amidohydrolase family protein, with translation MNRTHDAHRHLGRLPAYPFYGGPPVNPDTTAREQISDLLADLDREGTERALLLPNYGVPVAAASFALNDLVLETTTKDDRFVCGLWTSPRVEDAALTDAALALAGEPGVVALKTSFLLGGGVDDPSSQPQIEKIFGTAREFGLVVHVHTSPGAASDIDEVGELVERYGDDVRIHLVHLGGGMSAHIKLIGGRFFDWIEAGKRVYTDTSWAIGFAPRWLAAEIERRGVGGDRVLFASDEPWGDHAGELARMRAASGDGDLTRMFLQDNFTALYG, from the coding sequence GTGAACCGGACCCACGACGCGCACCGCCACCTCGGGCGGCTGCCGGCGTACCCCTTCTACGGCGGTCCCCCCGTCAACCCCGACACGACGGCCCGCGAGCAGATCTCCGACCTCCTCGCCGACCTCGACCGCGAGGGCACCGAACGCGCCCTCCTGCTGCCGAACTACGGCGTTCCCGTCGCCGCGGCGTCCTTCGCCCTCAACGACCTCGTGCTGGAGACGACGACGAAGGACGACCGCTTCGTCTGCGGGTTGTGGACCTCCCCGCGCGTCGAGGACGCCGCCCTCACGGACGCGGCCCTCGCCCTGGCCGGCGAACCCGGCGTCGTCGCGCTCAAGACGAGCTTCCTGCTCGGCGGCGGGGTCGACGACCCGTCGTCCCAGCCGCAGATCGAGAAGATCTTCGGCACCGCTCGGGAGTTCGGGCTCGTCGTCCACGTCCACACCTCCCCCGGCGCCGCCTCCGACATCGACGAGGTGGGCGAGCTCGTCGAGCGGTACGGCGACGACGTCCGCATCCACCTCGTGCACCTCGGCGGAGGGATGAGCGCGCACATCAAGCTCATCGGCGGTCGGTTCTTCGACTGGATCGAGGCCGGCAAGCGGGTCTACACCGACACCAGCTGGGCCATCGGTTTCGCGCCCCGCTGGCTCGCAGCCGAGATCGAACGCCGCGGAGTCGGCGGGGACCGCGTCCTCTTCGCCTCCGACGAACCGTGGGGCGACCACGCCGGAGAACTCGCCCGGATGCGGGCGGCCTCCGGCGACGGGGACCTCACCCGGATGTTCCTGCAGGACAACTTCACCGCCCTCTACGGCTGA
- a CDS encoding MSMEG_0568 family radical SAM protein yields MTCEARPAGAVATRVDVAIRGVRLAAPVQRRGGAGPTDDGHVVLDGLATAVPLRQDSPYLVRDGRLLLEQTGAVTDLGVDVEAVRRPRFYDLSTADGTPYEKVARLHGRDVLATTVVQTCSRYSPEDRCRFCAIEESLNSGATIAVKTPAVLAEVTRAAVDLDGIRHVVLTTGTSTAPDRGARHLARCVRAIRDAVPGLPVQVQCEPPADLATLTELQEAGASSVGLHVESLDDAVRRRWMPGKSTVPLADYWAAWTEAVRVFGRNQVSTYLLVGLGEDPDDLVEGARRLAELGVYPFVVPFRPLAGTLAVDVDHATAPDPAVLEDVSRRVAEALREAGMRGADQMAGCAACGACSVLQNLGA; encoded by the coding sequence GTGACCTGCGAAGCGCGTCCCGCGGGGGCGGTGGCGACCCGGGTCGACGTCGCGATCCGCGGGGTGCGGCTGGCCGCTCCGGTGCAGCGCCGGGGCGGGGCCGGACCCACCGACGACGGGCACGTCGTCCTCGACGGCCTCGCCACGGCCGTCCCGTTGCGACAGGACAGCCCCTACCTGGTGCGGGACGGCCGGCTGCTGCTGGAGCAGACCGGGGCGGTCACCGACCTCGGGGTCGACGTCGAGGCGGTGCGACGGCCCCGGTTCTACGACCTCAGCACCGCGGACGGAACCCCTTACGAGAAGGTCGCGCGGTTGCACGGCCGGGACGTCCTGGCCACCACGGTGGTCCAGACCTGCTCGCGGTACTCGCCGGAGGACCGCTGCCGGTTCTGCGCGATCGAGGAGTCCTTGAACTCCGGCGCCACGATCGCGGTCAAGACGCCGGCCGTCCTCGCCGAGGTCACGCGGGCAGCGGTCGACCTCGACGGGATCCGGCACGTCGTGCTCACGACGGGGACGTCGACGGCCCCCGACCGCGGAGCCCGCCACCTGGCCCGCTGCGTGCGGGCCATCCGGGACGCCGTTCCCGGGCTGCCGGTGCAGGTCCAGTGCGAACCCCCGGCCGACCTCGCCACCCTCACCGAACTCCAGGAGGCCGGGGCGAGTTCGGTCGGCCTCCACGTCGAGTCCCTCGACGACGCCGTCCGCCGGCGCTGGATGCCGGGGAAGTCGACGGTCCCGCTGGCCGACTACTGGGCCGCCTGGACCGAGGCCGTCCGCGTGTTCGGGCGCAACCAGGTCTCGACGTACCTCCTCGTCGGTCTCGGCGAGGACCCCGACGACCTCGTCGAGGGGGCCCGCCGCCTCGCCGAGCTGGGCGTGTACCCGTTCGTCGTGCCGTTCCGCCCGCTGGCGGGAACCCTCGCGGTGGACGTCGACCACGCCACGGCCCCGGACCCCGCCGTCCTCGAGGACGTCTCCCGACGCGTCGCGGAGGCGTTGCGCGAGGCCGGGATGCGCGGCGCGGACCAGATGGCGGGGTGCGCCGCGTGCGGGGCGTGCTCGGTCCTGCAGAACCTCGGGGCCTGA
- a CDS encoding sugar phosphate isomerase/epimerase family protein, whose protein sequence is MSIRRAYAVNQWKPNFDDFCRPDAHLRAFKTVRAAGFRAVELRGGTGRWDPLGRPASIEATYGSLSTFAKVLADVGLDGVSSWSVDPGEPVDEELSHGRSVLDRGQHAAIVEWARPFAAALAELGGSRLVVRALPPAWQVGTVDDDAVDTAAACFDALGAATAEHGVRTTLHADVLSAAADADVLARLLAATDPALVGLTVDTGELTLAGLDAADVVRRHVDRVDHLQLKDTRFVDTAGERLRPHAEHAFLTAGGDREVERWFHEVGTRDGLVDAPAVLDVLRGNGYDGWVVFESEQTPNPASTVMLNGWYAKHRLGL, encoded by the coding sequence GTGAGCATCCGCCGTGCCTACGCGGTGAACCAGTGGAAGCCGAACTTCGACGACTTCTGCCGTCCCGACGCGCACCTGCGCGCCTTCAAGACGGTGCGGGCCGCCGGGTTCCGCGCCGTCGAACTGCGCGGGGGCACGGGCCGCTGGGACCCCCTCGGGCGCCCCGCGTCCATCGAGGCCACCTACGGTTCCCTGTCCACCTTCGCCAAGGTGCTCGCCGACGTCGGCCTGGACGGCGTCAGCAGCTGGTCCGTCGACCCCGGGGAACCCGTCGACGAGGAGCTCTCGCACGGGCGGTCCGTCCTCGACCGCGGGCAGCACGCCGCGATCGTGGAGTGGGCCAGGCCCTTCGCCGCCGCCCTCGCCGAACTCGGCGGTTCCCGGCTCGTCGTGCGCGCCCTGCCCCCCGCCTGGCAGGTCGGAACGGTGGACGACGACGCCGTCGACACGGCCGCGGCCTGCTTCGACGCGCTCGGCGCCGCGACCGCCGAGCACGGGGTCCGCACCACCCTGCACGCCGACGTGCTGTCCGCCGCGGCCGACGCCGACGTCCTGGCGCGGCTGCTGGCCGCCACGGACCCGGCGCTCGTCGGGCTCACGGTGGACACCGGGGAGCTGACCCTGGCCGGCCTCGACGCCGCGGACGTCGTGCGCCGCCACGTCGACCGCGTCGACCACCTGCAGCTCAAGGACACCCGGTTCGTCGACACCGCCGGGGAACGGCTGCGCCCGCACGCCGAGCACGCCTTCCTCACCGCCGGCGGGGACCGCGAGGTCGAGCGCTGGTTCCACGAGGTCGGCACCCGGGACGGGCTCGTCGACGCCCCCGCTGTGCTGGACGTGCTGCGCGGGAACGGCTACGACGGCTGGGTCGTCTTCGAGAGCGAGCAGACCCCCAACCCGGCCTCGACCGTCATGCTCAACGGCTGGTACGCGAAGCACCGCCTAGGGCTCTGA
- a CDS encoding MSMEG_0572/Sll0783 family nitrogen starvation response protein, with the protein MTTTTTTTTGTDTDTALEEQIKANIAKSLTEIPHPSKPKGENLYGSTKVFPDYQAEGGETYFTLVHGIAHESSVSFVAVLQATRALRKGFESAIYFYGPGAMNCIATRGFPTVGDSGFPGEQNINGALETFIKEGGTVYCCRFGLALHGNREEDLIEGVVPCHPLDVQDAVIHYARKGAIINSTYMV; encoded by the coding sequence ATGACCACGACGACCACGACCACCACCGGCACCGACACCGACACCGCGTTGGAGGAGCAGATCAAGGCGAACATCGCGAAGTCCCTCACCGAGATCCCCCACCCCAGCAAGCCCAAGGGGGAGAACCTCTACGGTTCGACCAAGGTGTTCCCCGACTACCAGGCCGAGGGCGGGGAGACCTACTTCACGCTCGTCCACGGCATCGCCCACGAGTCCTCGGTGAGCTTCGTCGCCGTCCTGCAGGCCACCCGCGCCCTGCGCAAGGGTTTCGAGTCCGCCATCTACTTCTACGGACCCGGGGCGATGAACTGCATCGCCACCCGCGGTTTCCCCACGGTCGGCGACTCGGGCTTCCCCGGCGAGCAGAACATCAACGGGGCCCTGGAGACCTTCATCAAGGAGGGCGGGACGGTCTACTGCTGCCGGTTCGGCCTGGCCCTGCACGGCAACCGCGAGGAGGACCTCATCGAGGGCGTCGTCCCGTGCCACCCGCTCGACGTGCAGGACGCGGTCATCCACTACGCCCGCAAGGGCGCCATCATCAACTCGACCTACATGGTGTGA